Within the Gordonia westfalica genome, the region GCGGAACCGTCGAGGACCTTGCGTGCCCACGCGATCGACTCCTCGGACGGCCGGTAGCCGGCCCGGATGTGCTCCACCTGCGACGGATGGATGCACGCGGTCGCGGTGTACCCGAGCGCCACCGCGTCCCGCACCTCGGCGATCAGGCCGTCGACGTCGTCGATGTCGAGATGCACCGAGTCGACGGCGAACTTGCCGTGCGCGGCGGCCGCGATGCGGACCATCGACCGCACCCAGGCGGCGACGTCGCGGTACTCCCCGGCGCGCGGCTCGTCGGGACCGAACCGGCTCGACGTCCCGCCGAGCCCGGCGACCAGGTCCTCTGCGCCCCACATGAGTCCGATGCAGTTCGAGGTGGCGGCGATGTCGTTGGCGCGGGTCGCGCCCAGCGGTGTCTCGATCAGCGCGATCGTCTGGAACGCGGTGTCCAGGATCGACACCACGTCCTCCGATTTGGCCTGCATGACGACCCGGTAGTTGGTCTCGGAGACCGCGGCGAGGTCACGGCGATAATCGCCGGTACCGGCCGGGTTGATCCGCACGATGGTGCGGTCGGGGTCGATCGGGTTGGCGATCAACGCCTCCCGGGCCGCCGCGCGGTTCTCCGGGGACACCGCATCCTCGAGGTCGAGGATGACGACGTCGGCTCGATCGAGGGCCTTCTGATAACGCTCGGGCCGGTCGGCGGGGCAGAACAGCAGCGCCGGCCCGGCGGGTAACCAGGCGTTGGCCAGCTGGGAATCGCCCAGATTCGCTCCGCTCACGAGCGAGTTGTCGGCGGGTCCGTCGAAGAACATCGTCGTCACTCCGTAGGTTGTTTGCGTACCAGCGTGGCCCGCGCGGCTCGCGCGACTACCTCGCCGTGCTGATTGCGTCCGATGTGGGTCAAGTTCACCACGCCCTCCCCCGGCCTCGACCGGGATTCACGTTTACCGGTGCACAGGGTCTCGGCGTACAGCGTGTCGCCGGCGAACAGCGGAGCGGGGAACGCGATCTCGGTGAAACCGAGGTTCGCGACCAGTGTGCCCTGCGTGAGCTGGCTGACCGAGAGGCCGACGATCGTCGACAGCGTGAACATCGAGTTGATCAGACGCTGCCCACCGAAACCGGGCTGACGGGCCGACCACGCGGCGTCGAGGTGCAGGGCCTGGGTGTTCATGGTGAGCGTCGTGAACAGCACGTTGTCGGCCTCGGTCACAGTACGGCCGGGCCGGTGTTCGTAGAGCGTGCCCTCGATGAACTCCTCGAACCACAGTCCACGCTGGACCACGCGGCTCACGGGTGCCTGTTCCCCGCCACCCATGTCGCTGTCGGTCATGCGAATCCCAACTCTCGGGCGATGAGCATCAGCTGCACCTCGGTGGTGCCTTCACCGATCTCGAGGATCTTCGAGTCCCGGTAGTGACGGGCGACCGGGTAGTCGTTCATGAAGCCGTAGCCGCCGTGGATCTGGGTCGCGACGCGCGCATTGTCCATGGCGGCCTCGCTGGCCACCAGCTTCGCGATCGACGCCTCCTTCTTGAAGGGCTTGCCCGCCAGCATCTTCGCCGCCGCGTCGTAGTAGGCGGTGCGGGCCACATGGGCTCGCGCCTCCATCCGGGCGATGGCGAAGGACACCGACTGGTACTCCCCGATCGGTTTGCCGAACGACTGACGCTCCTTGGCGTACTTGACGCTCTCGTCGACGCAGCCCTGCGCGGCACCGGTCGCGAGCGCCGCGATCGCGATGCGGCCCTCGTCGAGGATCGACAGGAAGTTGGCATAGCCGCGCCCACGCTCGCCGAGCAGATTCTCCTTCGGCACCCGCACATCGGTGAACGTGAGCGGATGAGTGTCGGAGGCGTTCCAGCCGACCTTGTTGTAGGCCGGTTCGGCGGTGAACCCGGGGGTTCCCGACGGCACGATGATCGTCGAGATCTCCTTCTTGCCGTTCTCCTTCACCCCGGTCACCGCGGTGACGGTGACCAGCGAGGTGATGTCGGTGCCCGAGTTGGTGATGAACTGTTTGCCGCCGTTGATGATCCACGAGTCACCATCGTCGCGGGCGGTGGTCGCGGTGGCACCGGCGTCGGAGCCGGCCCCCGGCTCGGTGAGGCCGAAGCCGGCGAGTGCGGTACCGGCGGTGAGGTCGGGCAGGTACTGCTGCTTCTGCTCCTCGGTGCCGAAACGGTAGATCGGCATCGCGCCCAGGCTCACGCCGGCTTCGAGCGTGATGGCGACCGACTGGTCGACCTTGCCGAGTTCCTCGAGCGCGAGGGCCAGCGCGAAGTAGTCGCCGCCCATGCCGCCGTACTTCTCGTCGAAGGGCAGACCGAAGAGGCCCATCTTGCCCATCTGGGCGATGACCTCATACGGGAAGGTGTGGTCGGCATCGTGTTTCGCGGCCACCGGCGCCACCACGGTCTGCGCGAAGTCGCGCACCGTTGCGATGAGGTCGGTGTACTCCTGCGTGAGTTCCATTGGGAGTCCTGTTCACTCGTGTCGTTCGGTTCGGTTTGGTTGCGAGCCCTTCGAGGCTCGTCGCTTGCGCTCCTCGCACCTCAGGGAGCGGGGGCCGGTCGCTTGCGATCCTCGCACCCCTCCGCTCCCTGAGGAGGCCCGGAGCTTGCGGAGGGCCGTCACGAAGGGGCGGGAACGGGCTCCCGGCTCTCCGCAGGCGTCACCACGGCGAGAACCTGTCCGGCATCCACCTTGTCACCGACCGCCACCGTGATGTCGACGGTCCCGTCGACCGGCGCGGTGAGTGTGTGTTCCATCTTCATCGCCTCGACGACCACGACCGGCGACCCGCTGGTCACCTCGTCGCCGGACGCGGCGCCGACGGCGACGACGGTGCCCGGCATCGGGCTGGCGATCTCGCCGGCCCGCTCGTCGGCCGCCTCGTCGAGAATCGGGCGGGCGAGGTCGAGGACCCAGGAGCCCGATGGGCCGGACACCCACCAGGATTCGCCGATCAGCGTCGACGACCACGACTGGCTGACGCCGTCGACGATGAGCCGGTCGGAGTCGCGTCCGCCACCGGGCTGCGCGGGGAGGTAGACGACGTCGGCGGTCCACGACTCGCCCTCCGCCCCGTCGACACCTTCGACGACGACCGTCGCGGACCCGGAGATCGACTGCGCATCAGCATGTTCGACGCGGATGGAAACGGTGGAGTGGTGTCCGCCGCTCACCAGCCTGGTGCTCACCGGCGTGGGTGCGCCGACCCGCCAGCCCACCGCCGAGGACCAGACGTCACCGCGGTCCCGGGTTCCGATGCGGGCGAGGCCCACGAGGACCTGCGCCTCCGGGGCCGGTTGCGGCACCGCGTAGTCGACGACCAGGCGGTCGAGCAGTTCGGTGTCGAGCTCGGCGTCGACGACGGCCTGCTGACGCAGAACGAAACGGCAGAAGTCGATGTTGGTGACGACACCGAGGACGCGGGTGTGCGCCAGCGCCTGGTCGAGGCGTTCGAGTGCCTCCTCACGGTCGCTGCCGTGCGCGATGATCTTGGCGAGCATCGGGTCGTAGTCGCTGCCGACGCGAAGCCCCTCGAGCATGGCGGAGTCGACGCGGACGCCGCTGCCCGGCGAGGAGTCGGGAGGGACGAGATGTTCGATGGTGCCGCCGGTGGGCAGGAAGCCACGGGCCGGATCCTCGGCGTACACGCGGGCCTCGATGGCATGGCCGGTGAGCGTGATGTCGTCCTGGACCAGGCCGAGCACCTCGCCGCGGGCCACGCGGATCTGCTGTTCCACCAGGTCGATTCCGGTGACGAGCTCGGTGACCGGGTGTTCGACCTGTAGCCGGGTGTTCATCTCCATGAAGAAGAACTCGTCCGGCTTGTGCGCCGACACGATGAACTCGACGGTGCCCGCGCCGGTGTAGCCGACGCTGCGCGCGGCGTCGCAGGCCGCCTCGCCGATCCGGGCGCGGGTCTCGGCGTCGAGCAGCGCCGACGGCGCCTCCTCGATGACCTTCTGGTGGCGGCGCTGCAGGGAGCACTCGCGTTCGCCGAGATGGACGACGTTGCCGTGGGTGTCGGCGAGAACCTGTACCTCGATGTGGCGCGGGGTGTCCACGAAGTGTTCGAGGAACAGTGCGTCGTCACCGAATGCGGCGCCGGCCTCGCGTCGTGCCCGCTGCAGTGCCGCAGGCAGTTCCGCGGGGTCGGCGACGCGGTGCATGCCCTTGCCGCCGCCGCCGGCGCTCGGCTTGATCAGGACGGGGAAGCCGATGTCGGGGCCGCGGCGATGAGATCCTCGTCGGTGAGACCGGGACGCGAGAGGCCGGGGACCACCGGTACGTCGCGCTCGGTGACCGCGGCGCGTGCGGTGATCTTGTCGCCCATCGTGGCGATGGCCTCGGCCGGCGGGCCGATGAAGACGATGCCCGCCTCCGCCAGCGCGGCAGCGAACTTCTGGTTCTCCGAGAGGAATCCGTAGCCGGGGTGCACGGCGTCGGCGCCGGTCTTGCGCGCGGCGTCGACCACGGCGGCGATGTCGAGATAGCTCTGCGCCGCCGCGGCCGGTCCGATCCGGACGGCGACGTCGGCCTCGCGGACGTGACGTGCGTGCGCGTCGGCATCGGAGTAGACGGCGATACTGCGGATTCCCAAGCGGCGCAGCGTGTCGATAACCCGGCAGGCGATCTCACCACGATTCGCCACCAGGACGCTGCGAATGGGTCTGGTGCTCACGGTCTGAAGGTCCTCTGTCGTCGTGGGTGAACTCGGTTGCATCTCGGACTCCGCTCTCACATCCGGAAGACGCCGTAGCGCGGGTCGGCCAGTGGGGCGTAGCGCGCCGTCTCGAGCGCGAGGCCGAGGAGCGTGCGGGTCTGGGCGGGGTCGACGATGCCGTCGTCCCAGAGTCGGGCCGTCGAGTAGTAGGCGTCGGACTGCTGTTCGAACTGTTCGCGGATGGGCGCCTTGAAGGCCTCTTCGTCCTCCGCCGCCCAGGTGTCCCCGGACCGCTCGATCTGGTTGCGGCGCACGGTGCCCAGCGTGTCGGCGGCCTGCGGGCCACCCATCACGGAGATGCGGGCATTGGGCCACATCCACAGGAACCGCGGCGAGTAGGCGCGGCCGCACATCGAGTAGTTGCCGGCACCGAACGAGCCGCCGACCATGACGGTGAACTTCGGGACGCGCGCGCAGGCAACCGCATTGACCATCTTGGCGCCGTTCTTGGCGATACCACCCTGCTCGTAGGCCTTGCCGACCATGAACCCGGTGATGTTCTGGAGGAAGATCAACGGGATTCGGCGCTGGTCGCAGAGCTCGATGAAATGCGCTCCCTTGAGGGCGGATTCGCTGAAGAGCACACCGTTGTTGGCGATGATGCCCACCGGATGACCGTGGATGTGGGCGAAGGCGGTGACGAGCGTCGTACCGTAGTTCGCCTTGAACTCGGTGTATTCACCGGCGTCGCACATGATCTCGATGACCTCGCGCACGTCGTACGGGGTGCGCGAGTCGGTGGGCACCACGTCGTAGATGTCGGTCTGCGGGCGGAGGGGTTCGCGCGACGGGATGGTCTCCCACTGCGGCGCCTCACGCGGACCGAGGGTGGCGACGATCTCGCGGACCTTGGCGAGCGCCTGCTGGTCGTTGTCGACGAGGTGGTCGGTGACACCGGAGACCGACGAATGCATCGCACCGCCGCCGAGGTCCTCGGCCGAGACGTCTTCGCCGGTCGCGGCTTTCACCAGCGGCGGGCCGGCGAGGAAGATCGTGCCCTGGTTGCGGACGATGACCGTCTCGTCGCTCATCGCGGGGACGTAGGCGCCACCGGCGGTCGAGGAACCGAGGACGGCCGCGATCTGCGGGATGCCCGCCGCACTCATGGTCGCCTGGTTGAAGAAGATGCGGCCGAAGTGGTCGCGATCCGGGAAGACCTCGTCCTGCTGCAGCAGCATCGCGCCGCCGGAGTCGACGAGGTAGATGCAGGGCAGCCGGTTGGCGGCCGCGATCTCCTGCGCCCGCAGGTGCTTCTTCACCGTCACCGGGTAGTAGGTGCCGCCGGAGACCGTGGCGTCGTTGGCCACGATCATGCATTCCCGACCGGCCACCCGGCCGACGCCGGCGATGACGCCCGCGGCCGGAGCCTTGTCGTCGTACATCCCGAACGCGGCGAGCGGAGCGACCTCGATGAACGGCGACCCGACGTCGAGCAGGCCGT harbors:
- a CDS encoding HpcH/HpaI aldolase/citrate lyase family protein — translated: MFFDGPADNSLVSGANLGDSQLANAWLPAGPALLFCPADRPERYQKALDRADVVILDLEDAVSPENRAAAREALIANPIDPDRTIVRINPAGTGDYRRDLAAVSETNYRVVMQAKSEDVVSILDTAFQTIALIETPLGATRANDIAATSNCIGLMWGAEDLVAGLGGTSSRFGPDEPRAGEYRDVAAWVRSMVRIAAAAHGKFAVDSVHLDIDDVDGLIAEVRDAVALGYTATACIHPSQVEHIRAGYRPSEESIAWARKVLDGSAEHGGGVFSLDGQMIDGPVLRQAEVVLSRVAEQATATADES
- a CDS encoding MaoC family dehydratase, with the protein product MGGGEQAPVSRVVQRGLWFEEFIEGTLYEHRPGRTVTEADNVLFTTLTMNTQALHLDAAWSARQPGFGGQRLINSMFTLSTIVGLSVSQLTQGTLVANLGFTEIAFPAPLFAGDTLYAETLCTGKRESRSRPGEGVVNLTHIGRNQHGEVVARAARATLVRKQPTE
- a CDS encoding acyl-CoA dehydrogenase family protein, with the translated sequence MELTQEYTDLIATVRDFAQTVVAPVAAKHDADHTFPYEVIAQMGKMGLFGLPFDEKYGGMGGDYFALALALEELGKVDQSVAITLEAGVSLGAMPIYRFGTEEQKQQYLPDLTAGTALAGFGLTEPGAGSDAGATATTARDDGDSWIINGGKQFITNSGTDITSLVTVTAVTGVKENGKKEISTIIVPSGTPGFTAEPAYNKVGWNASDTHPLTFTDVRVPKENLLGERGRGYANFLSILDEGRIAIAALATGAAQGCVDESVKYAKERQSFGKPIGEYQSVSFAIARMEARAHVARTAYYDAAAKMLAGKPFKKEASIAKLVASEAAMDNARVATQIHGGYGFMNDYPVARHYRDSKILEIGEGTTEVQLMLIARELGFA
- a CDS encoding carboxyl transferase domain-containing protein, with protein sequence MIDGFRAAHQQNLDLLHQRLTTVAAGGGAKARERHVSRGKLLPRDRVDGLLDVGSPFIEVAPLAAFGMYDDKAPAAGVIAGVGRVAGRECMIVANDATVSGGTYYPVTVKKHLRAQEIAAANRLPCIYLVDSGGAMLLQQDEVFPDRDHFGRIFFNQATMSAAGIPQIAAVLGSSTAGGAYVPAMSDETVIVRNQGTIFLAGPPLVKAATGEDVSAEDLGGGAMHSSVSGVTDHLVDNDQQALAKVREIVATLGPREAPQWETIPSREPLRPQTDIYDVVPTDSRTPYDVREVIEIMCDAGEYTEFKANYGTTLVTAFAHIHGHPVGIIANNGVLFSESALKGAHFIELCDQRRIPLIFLQNITGFMVGKAYEQGGIAKNGAKMVNAVACARVPKFTVMVGGSFGAGNYSMCGRAYSPRFLWMWPNARISVMGGPQAADTLGTVRRNQIERSGDTWAAEDEEAFKAPIREQFEQQSDAYYSTARLWDDGIVDPAQTRTLLGLALETARYAPLADPRYGVFRM